A single genomic interval of Mustela nigripes isolate SB6536 chromosome 7, MUSNIG.SB6536, whole genome shotgun sequence harbors:
- the TPO gene encoding thyroid peroxidase isoform X5: MGRLFSAGSAVRRRALAVLGVTLAAACAHGLFPFLRRGQDLLWGRSGDPPVLSVVEETRRMVDRAIYHTVKRDHPRWGASNTALARWLPPAYEDGISQPRGWNPHFLYSGFPLPPVREVTRQVIQVPNEAVTEDEQYSDLLAAWGQYIDHDIAFTPQSTSKAAFGGGADCQLTCENQNPCFPIQLPSNASGSASISCLPFYRSSAACGTGMQGAFFGNLSSANPRQQMNGLTSFLDASTVYGSSPALEKQLRNWTSAEGLLRVNTRHRDAGRAYLPFAQLTTCAPEPGPHGTTAAPCFLAGDSRASEVPALTALHTLWLREHNRLASALKALNAHWSAHTAYQEARKVVGALHQIITMRDYVPKVLGPEAFQKHVGPYEGYDPAVDPTVSNVFSTAAFRFGHATVHPLVRRLDADYQEPPGLPPLRLRDAFFRPWRLLKEGGLDPLVRGLLARPAKRQVPEQLMNEELTERLFVLGSSDGLDLASINLQRGRDHGLPGYNAWREFCGLPRLQTRADLHAAFANASIAGRILDLYGHPDNIDVWLGGLAETFLPQARTGPLFACLIGRQMKALRDGDRFWWESSGVFTEAQRRALARHSLSRVLCDNTGLPRVPADAFRTGRFPRDFEACENIPGLNLDVWREPPPQGDACGLPDGVDNGDVVLCGETGRRVLVFSCRHGFQLQGREQVACAPRGLLRPPVCRDVNECEDATAPPCHPSARCRNTKGGFRCECTDPYVLAEDGTACVDSGRLPKASWVSIALGALLVGGLAGLTWTVVCRWAHAGRKASLCIADSGGRGTCQPGLRTRWDSNASQPAAATRGAGQDPACGSQILLCQ; the protein is encoded by the exons AGACCACCCCCGGTGGGGGGCGTCCAACACGGCGCTGGCGAGATGGCTGCCCCCGGCCTACGAAGACGGCATCAGCCAGCCCCGGGGGTGGAACCCCCACTTCCTGTACAGCGGCTTCCCGCTGCCCCCG GTCCGGGAGGTGACAAGACAAGTCATTCAGGTCCCCAACGAGGCCGTCACTGAGGACGAGCAGTACTCCGACCTCCTGGCAGCGTGGGGACAATACATTGACCATGACATTGCGTTCACCCCCCAGAGCACCAGCAAAGCTGcgtttgggggaggggctgactgCCAGCTGACGTGTGAAAACCAGAACCCATGTTTCCCCATACAG CTGCCCAGCAACGCCTCGGGGAGCGCCAGCATCTCCTGTTTGCCGTTCTACCGGTCCTCTGCTGCCTGTGGCACCGGGATGCAGGGCGCCTTCTTCGGGAACCTGAGCTCGGCCAACCCGCGACAGCAGATGAACGGGCTGACGTCTTTCCTGGACGCGTCCACGGTGTATGGCAGCTCCCCAGCCTTGGAGAAACAGCTGCGCAACTGGACGAGTGCCGAGGGGCTGCTCCGGGTCAACACGCGCCACCGGGACGCCGGCCGCGCCTACCTGCCCTTCGCGCAACTCACTACCTGCGCGCCTGAGCCCGGCCCCCACGGGACGACCGCTGCGCCCTGCTTCCTGGCGGGGGACAGCCGAGCCAGCGAGGTGCCCGCTCTCACGGCCCTGCACACGCTGTGGCTGCGCGAGCACAACCGGCTGGCCTCGGCGCTCAAGGCTCTGAACGCGCACTGGAGCGCCCACACGGCCTACCAGGAGGCGCGCAAGGTGGTGGGCGCCCTGCACCAG ATCATCACCATGCGGGATTATGTCCCCAAAGTCCTGGGCCCCGAGGCCTTCCAGAAGCACGTGGGCCCTTATGAGGGCTACGACCCTGCCGTGGACCCCACCGTGTCCAATGTGTTTTCTACGGCTGCCTTCCGCTTTGGCCACGCCACCGTGCACCCCCTGGTGAGGCGGCTGGACGCCGACTACCAGGAGCCCCCGGGCCTCCCCCCGCTGCGGCTACGGGACGCCTTCTTCCGTCCCTGGAGGCTCCTCAAGGAAG GGGGTCTGGACCCCCTGGTGAGGGGCCTCCTGGCGAGACCAGCCAAGCGGCAGGTGCCGGAGCAGCTGATGAACGAGGAGCTGACGGAGAGGCTGTTCGTGCTGGGCAGCTCGGACGGGCTGGACCTGGCGTCCATCAACCTGCAGCGGGGCCGGGACCACGGCCTGCCAG GCTACAACGCATGGAGGGAGTTCTGCGGCCTGCCCAGACTGCAGACACGGGCTGACCTGCACGCCGCCTTCGCCAACGCCAGCATCGCGGGCCGGATATTGGACCTGTACGGGCACCCCGACAACATCGACGTCTGGCTGGGCGGCCTGGCCGAGACCTTCCTGCCCCAGGCGCGCACGGGCCCGCTGTTCGCGTGCCTCATCGGGAGACAGATGAAGGCCCTGAGGGACGGAGACCG GTTCTGGTGGGAGAGCAGCGGGGTGTTCACCGAGGCCCAGCGGCGCGCGCTGGCCAGACATTCCCTGTCCCGGGTCCTCTGTGACAACACGGGCCTCCCCCGCGTGCCTGCGGATGCCTTCCGAACCGGGAGATTCCCGCGGGACTTTGAGGCGTGCGAGAACATTCCGGGGCTGAACCTGGACGTGTGGAGGGAGCCCCCTCCTCAAG GTGACGCGTGTGGCCTCCCCGACGGCGTGGACAACGGGGACGTTGTGCTCTGCGGCGAGACCGGACGGCGCGTGCTCGTGTTCTCCTGCCGCCACGGGTTCCAGCTGCAGGGCCGGGAGCAGGTGGCTTGTGCCCCCCGCGGCCTGCTCCGGCCGCCCGTGTGCCGAG ACGTCAACGAGTGTGAAGACGCGAcggcccctccctgccacccatCGGCCCGGTGCAGGAACACCAAGGGTGGCTTCCGCTGCGAGTGCACAGACCCCTACGTGCTGGCGGAGGACGGGACGGCGTGCGTAG actcTGGGAGGCTCCCGAAGGCGTCCTGGGTCTCCATCGCCTTGGGCGCCCTGCTGGTCGGCGGCCTGGCGGGTCTCACCTGGACAGTGGTTTGCAGGTG GGCACACGCCGGCCGGAAAGCCTCGCTGTGCATCGCAGACTCGGGTGGAAGAGGAACCTGCCAGCCGGGTCTCAGAACGCGCTGGGACTCGAACGCGTCACAGCCTGCTGCCGCCACTCGGGGTGCAGGCCAG GACCCGGCCTGTGGATCCCAAATCCTTCTCTGCCAGTAG
- the TPO gene encoding thyroid peroxidase isoform X3 produces MVDRAIYHTVKRDLRQRGVPSPSQLLSFSKRPEPTSRAVSRAAEIMEASVQALKTRVSGKLRRSWPPTDVLPEDVLNTVANVSGCLPYMLPPECPDTCLADKYRLITGACNNRDHPRWGASNTALARWLPPAYEDGISQPRGWNPHFLYSGFPLPPVREVTRQVIQVPNEAVTEDEQYSDLLAAWGQYIDHDIAFTPQSTSKAAFGGGADCQLTCENQNPCFPIQLPSNASGSASISCLPFYRSSAACGTGMQGAFFGNLSSANPRQQMNGLTSFLDASTVYGSSPALEKQLRNWTSAEGLLRVNTRHRDAGRAYLPFAQLTTCAPEPGPHGTTAAPCFLAGDSRASEVPALTALHTLWLREHNRLASALKALNAHWSAHTAYQEARKVVGALHQIITMRDYVPKVLGPEAFQKHVGPYEGYDPAVDPTVSNVFSTAAFRFGHATVHPLVRRLDADYQEPPGLPPLRLRDAFFRPWRLLKEGGLDPLVRGLLARPAKRQVPEQLMNEELTERLFVLGSSDGLDLASINLQRGRDHGLPGYNAWREFCGLPRLQTRADLHAAFANASIAGRILDLYGHPDNIDVWLGGLAETFLPQARTGPLFACLIGRQMKALRDGDRFWWESSGVFTEAQRRALARHSLSRVLCDNTGLPRVPADAFRTGRFPRDFEACENIPGLNLDVWREPPPQGDACGLPDGVDNGDVVLCGETGRRVLVFSCRHGFQLQGREQVACAPRGLLRPPVCRDVNECEDATAPPCHPSARCRNTKGGFRCECTDPYVLAEDGTACVDSGRLPKASWVSIALGALLVGGLAGLTWTVVCRWAHAGRKASLCIADSGGRGTCQPGLRTRWDSNASQPAAATRGAGQDPACGSQILLCQ; encoded by the exons ATGTCCTGCCAGAAGACGTGCTGAACACAGTCGCGAACGTGTCCGGATGCTTGCCCTACATGCTGCCCCCAGAGTGCCCAGACACCTGCCTGGCCGACAAGTACCGGCTCATCACGGGCGCCTGCAACAACAG AGACCACCCCCGGTGGGGGGCGTCCAACACGGCGCTGGCGAGATGGCTGCCCCCGGCCTACGAAGACGGCATCAGCCAGCCCCGGGGGTGGAACCCCCACTTCCTGTACAGCGGCTTCCCGCTGCCCCCG GTCCGGGAGGTGACAAGACAAGTCATTCAGGTCCCCAACGAGGCCGTCACTGAGGACGAGCAGTACTCCGACCTCCTGGCAGCGTGGGGACAATACATTGACCATGACATTGCGTTCACCCCCCAGAGCACCAGCAAAGCTGcgtttgggggaggggctgactgCCAGCTGACGTGTGAAAACCAGAACCCATGTTTCCCCATACAG CTGCCCAGCAACGCCTCGGGGAGCGCCAGCATCTCCTGTTTGCCGTTCTACCGGTCCTCTGCTGCCTGTGGCACCGGGATGCAGGGCGCCTTCTTCGGGAACCTGAGCTCGGCCAACCCGCGACAGCAGATGAACGGGCTGACGTCTTTCCTGGACGCGTCCACGGTGTATGGCAGCTCCCCAGCCTTGGAGAAACAGCTGCGCAACTGGACGAGTGCCGAGGGGCTGCTCCGGGTCAACACGCGCCACCGGGACGCCGGCCGCGCCTACCTGCCCTTCGCGCAACTCACTACCTGCGCGCCTGAGCCCGGCCCCCACGGGACGACCGCTGCGCCCTGCTTCCTGGCGGGGGACAGCCGAGCCAGCGAGGTGCCCGCTCTCACGGCCCTGCACACGCTGTGGCTGCGCGAGCACAACCGGCTGGCCTCGGCGCTCAAGGCTCTGAACGCGCACTGGAGCGCCCACACGGCCTACCAGGAGGCGCGCAAGGTGGTGGGCGCCCTGCACCAG ATCATCACCATGCGGGATTATGTCCCCAAAGTCCTGGGCCCCGAGGCCTTCCAGAAGCACGTGGGCCCTTATGAGGGCTACGACCCTGCCGTGGACCCCACCGTGTCCAATGTGTTTTCTACGGCTGCCTTCCGCTTTGGCCACGCCACCGTGCACCCCCTGGTGAGGCGGCTGGACGCCGACTACCAGGAGCCCCCGGGCCTCCCCCCGCTGCGGCTACGGGACGCCTTCTTCCGTCCCTGGAGGCTCCTCAAGGAAG GGGGTCTGGACCCCCTGGTGAGGGGCCTCCTGGCGAGACCAGCCAAGCGGCAGGTGCCGGAGCAGCTGATGAACGAGGAGCTGACGGAGAGGCTGTTCGTGCTGGGCAGCTCGGACGGGCTGGACCTGGCGTCCATCAACCTGCAGCGGGGCCGGGACCACGGCCTGCCAG GCTACAACGCATGGAGGGAGTTCTGCGGCCTGCCCAGACTGCAGACACGGGCTGACCTGCACGCCGCCTTCGCCAACGCCAGCATCGCGGGCCGGATATTGGACCTGTACGGGCACCCCGACAACATCGACGTCTGGCTGGGCGGCCTGGCCGAGACCTTCCTGCCCCAGGCGCGCACGGGCCCGCTGTTCGCGTGCCTCATCGGGAGACAGATGAAGGCCCTGAGGGACGGAGACCG GTTCTGGTGGGAGAGCAGCGGGGTGTTCACCGAGGCCCAGCGGCGCGCGCTGGCCAGACATTCCCTGTCCCGGGTCCTCTGTGACAACACGGGCCTCCCCCGCGTGCCTGCGGATGCCTTCCGAACCGGGAGATTCCCGCGGGACTTTGAGGCGTGCGAGAACATTCCGGGGCTGAACCTGGACGTGTGGAGGGAGCCCCCTCCTCAAG GTGACGCGTGTGGCCTCCCCGACGGCGTGGACAACGGGGACGTTGTGCTCTGCGGCGAGACCGGACGGCGCGTGCTCGTGTTCTCCTGCCGCCACGGGTTCCAGCTGCAGGGCCGGGAGCAGGTGGCTTGTGCCCCCCGCGGCCTGCTCCGGCCGCCCGTGTGCCGAG ACGTCAACGAGTGTGAAGACGCGAcggcccctccctgccacccatCGGCCCGGTGCAGGAACACCAAGGGTGGCTTCCGCTGCGAGTGCACAGACCCCTACGTGCTGGCGGAGGACGGGACGGCGTGCGTAG actcTGGGAGGCTCCCGAAGGCGTCCTGGGTCTCCATCGCCTTGGGCGCCCTGCTGGTCGGCGGCCTGGCGGGTCTCACCTGGACAGTGGTTTGCAGGTG GGCACACGCCGGCCGGAAAGCCTCGCTGTGCATCGCAGACTCGGGTGGAAGAGGAACCTGCCAGCCGGGTCTCAGAACGCGCTGGGACTCGAACGCGTCACAGCCTGCTGCCGCCACTCGGGGTGCAGGCCAG GACCCGGCCTGTGGATCCCAAATCCTTCTCTGCCAGTAG